The genomic segment gaaatacatttattagccttagagtaagggaagcttgggaaatgaaagcatccaaggagcgtgtgaatgctatggatttcgtttaaatattttttaatgttctttaatgttctccatagctttttttttttttttcaggcaacaGTACAGTTTTAAAAAGTATCGATACGGCACCGGTATCGTAaaaaacccaatcgatacccagccctaaaaataataaaacaatttaaattaaattaaatataaataaataataaaatatataatgttacacacacacacacacacacacacacacacacacacacatacatatatatatatataatttgctttaaaatataatgatttcattcattttctttttttaaggttgTAAAAACCAGGATTTTTGGTTATTGTTTTTTCCTATTTAATTTGCAGAGGGGGaacacaaaaacaactttataaaaacaaaagtaaGTTTGTTGTGTGAAAACTTTTTGCTGATGTTACAGACTATAATGGCCCGTCTTCAATTAGTCTGATTACTTCTTctgtttcattaaaatgaaccgcaCTAAAGTGATACAGTGTAGTACTGAACACTGGCTTGGTTTGCATGCAATCAAATAATCTGTTTGTAATCAAATTGACAGCTCAATCagactgaaaagccttcatgtCAACACCTTAATCGATCTGATTAAGCTCGATTGGAATAAAATTTTGATCGGATTGAAGGaggtggtttattccttttctAATACGATTGAGAGTAAACACGTAAACACTCGATCGGATGGAACCCCTGAAAATGAAAGGACTGTGTATGTGCAATGACGCAGAAATAGCTTAAAGAAGTATGATGTGCGGAACGAACATTTTGGGCATGGTGAGGGGCTTTTTTTTCATGATAAAGATGAGCAGCAAGGCACAGAGGTTTTGTATGGATAAATATTAATTTTGCTGTTAAAAACCAAGGAACCGTATTggagagtggttattatgtgcaaacagtgagaaactctATATTTGTGCTGTGTGTGCCTGTCAAAAAAGAGAGTTTgtgacataaatgcacacaacccgatcactttatttagcgttTACAATCATATTCtctccacacaaaaaaaatcacaaaatacagCGATTATATTTTGGTCATGGTGCTGCAGATTAACCAGTAGCACAGCATGCTTGATGCAGAAAACACTGctgtattacagtaatgagaatgagATGAAGTTCACATTGAAGTaacatatttaaaggggtcatgtaatgcgatttcaatttttcatttctctttggagtgttacaagctcttggtgcataaagaagatctgtaaagtattctttatcaaagttaagactctgccactcccccctaaaatggctcattctaacacgcccccacatgtctacattaATGGTCAAAATAAAAATGCCTTCATCACATTTCACCCAGTGAAACTGCAAACATTACTGTATCATTGATAACAGATGCTAACTATTTTACATTACTACCAAAGTTACAGCCATAAGGACCAACATGCATTTCACTTCAGAATGTACTAATGACAGTACAGTTTCAAATATTAtagtttcaaaatattattagtgATGCTATGCATCAGAGCTCAGCAGCATGGCTATTTTAAGCAACATGGTTTTAAGCTGCTCTCTGCTTTTCACTGATGAACAGGAAAcacatttcagtaataattccTCCGAGTATAGAAAAGAAGAACATAAAATTAATTCTGCTGCACAAGTGTCTGCAGTGTTTAAttcaacaaattattaattattatggtGGGAAATTGTTTTTGAAGGAGCAAGaatgtaaaatatctattttttctttaatacgtaatgaattaatttataataacttaATGAACGCTaatgaaaaaaatcattaggttgttagttttatttatttttttattttcattaaacgtGTGCTGAAATGCTAGATACTATACAAGAACGATGTCTAGGTAAAACAATTTTTCACAGGCTTAAATGGTATTAACCAATCTGCTTTCAGGATATCCTGTTATGTCTTACATGTCATTCTTCAGCGTAGGGGGGTGAAGGTGAATGGGGTCTAGACACAAAGAAGCAACAAATGACTTTGAACTGGCATAACCTTAGGATTAAAACAGAACAACACATGGCTGAAGGTAACAAAGGATGCATTAGCCACATACATCATGCGATACAATGCATCACCTGCAGAGATTAACAAATCATGTTCAGCTAGGCCAGTGTGGCTGTAACTGTATATCCAATACTGATATTGCTACTCTACTATGAAATTAAAGGTAAATCAACAACACCACGCAAGCAAGCCTCTCTGTCTGAGTTACCTTGCAGTGCTTGTGTTGCAATCCCTGCAACACTGAAAGAATATCTGTTATCACGGAAATGACCAGACAGACAACCAGTCTGCTGTTCCACAGTGATGTCAGTGGCAAAGAAGAGCTAGAAAACACTCTCTGTCTGACCATTTTCAGCcatcatgaatgaatgaatagtaTGTGAGTGCTGAACAAATAGTGGTTATTGATATGTTTATTGAACTTTCCCTTGACATAGTTTCCACTAATAATTTGTTATGGAAAAGTCTGAATATAATCGATAGCAAATGGTAGAatgattaaattaaacaaaacttcTCACTTATTTGTGTTCTGGTCTAAAAAGCCATAACCAAGTAACAAGTAATGCTATGACCCAGTCGTGGGTTTGTCAATGATGAAATGATAGAgggaaatacaataaaatacaacattATTTTCTTCTAAAACACCTGTCcatatgaaatgataaatagcAGTTCAGTTCaagtgttgttactgttaacaAAGTATTAGAAATTGCTTTCAATAACTGATATaaagtctaaaataaaatataaatattaattgaaaaATCAAAATTTTAAAAGTTCCCTTggcaattaaatgaaattaaataagttaaaGCTGAATTACTAAAATgattaaacctgaaataaaaataaatgaacgttTTTATAAACACTAAAGTTAACTAAATTGACAAAAGCACAAAgactataaaagtatataattaatactgaaataaaacagGTACTTCAATGGTGTGAGTAGTTACTATATAGTATTCAAAAAGCAATATGGCAACTGAGTAATATCTGTCCGAATATAAAGCATTCACAAAACAGTAGGCaaaaagagtaaataaataaataaccagatTAACTACTGAGGAAggcgtggcctagtggttagagagtttgactcctaaccctagggttgtgggtttgagtctcgggccggcaataccatgacttaggtgcccttgagcaaggtaccgaacccccaactgctccccgggcgccgcagcataaatggctgcccactgctccgggtgtgtgttcacagtgtgtgtgtgtgtgtgtgtgtgtgatcactgctgtgtgtgtgcactttgtatgggttaaatgcagagaacgaattctgagtatgagtcactatacttggctgaatgtcaagtCACTTTCAAAACAAACCCTCCTAAAATGCCAATTCTGTCGAAGTCTAAATGTTGGCACAATAAATTAATTTTCAAGTGCTAAAGGCACCATCGTGGCTAGATTGTATTTGTTAACTTAATTTTCACAGTTAAGATTAGAAACTAACTTATCAAAATTGGAAGCAAAGCACCATAAacctacaccacacacacataattaaaaaaacattccgATTAAAACCAATACAGTTCACCATTCAGAGTTCAAAACATGTGGGCTGTGATGTCAGCTTAAGCATTTGGTAGGAACACCCCAAAAGCAAGTTTTTCCACATAGCATAACTTCTACATACCTGTTAGTGACTGGGGACCGTGTGTCGCTCATTGGGCTTTTGTCTTTAGCTTTTATTCGTCTTATATCCTatagtcattttcagatgcatcAGGAGAAGCATCGGTTTCTGATGTTGCATGAGGCAGTTGCTTGCTTATGCTGTTGTGCTGACCAGGAGgttcactatttaaaaaaaaattaaaaaaacatataatataagttgcaccaaagcagcatttaaatgcCAATGATCTCATACAATTATAAACATGCCCAAAATCGCATGAGCAGATGACTTTAAATATTAGACAATATAAAAGCATTTGATATGCACTGACAAACTAATAAGTAATATTCCAACATAgtacatattatttttcaaaaccattttttttgttgttgtttgtcttttaAACCAGTCTGCAAGTATCCTGAGGTAGCCAAAACAACATTTGGTTCATCCAGGAGTGGtgctgtttaccaaaaaataatcCTACtgttaataacaataacattGACACAATAACACTCTACTTCTACTGTTATTGTAgtttaattatacatataaaacacacaaaatatgttCTGTATACACAAAAACGCTGAATAGCTATACAAACATTCAACCTGTTTTAGTTTTAGCAGTACAGTAAGACTTGTACAGGTCAGTCAATCATTATAACGTTACCAAAATAACTCGTACTACTACTGTAAATGTACTACCTTAATTTTCAGCAGCAGCTCCCGGGTGAAGTTTAAACACGTCCTACTGCTCGAAGTTATTCTCCTTTGGCAATTAAAACACTTTTGAGTTTCCTAATGCTGAACGTGTGTGTACGTCCACAGCCAACACACAGCAGCAGATACTCAACTCAGACTCCGGACGAGGCCTTTGCTATGCTAAAGCTAACAGCAGCCTAATAACGTCCTCTCCAAAAAACTATGTATTTccccaacaacaataataaacacCCGTGCGCCTCCACGACAATCCCACAGTCATCCAGAAAGGGAAACACTGCACGCGCTCATACACGTGTCACCTCGCTGAGAGTTTCCATGGAGCCGCGACGAAATCCCTTCagcatcaaaacaaacaaaaccactcGACGAAAGTTCACGGAGGTCTTCCCGAGTGTTTGTAGAGACGATACCGAGTTCGCACGGAAGCGAGGGCACACGCTAAAATCGGTTTAGAGTTTGTATGTCGCGGTCCATCAAACTGGGCAAAGTTAAGATGTGCCGGACTGCTGCCGTGTCTCCCGCGGGGTTGTGTCTCAAACACAGCTGAGCCGCCTGCATGGACAGCACTTCCGATTCAACCGTGTTCACTCTGCTGTACTGATTCGGAACTTGCtccaaaatgctgtctaggtagacaATCTCGCTAGAATTTGAGACACTAACAGTGTTCTCGTTATGGTTTGAGTGAGGATGATAATTCAAAGTTTCTTTTTCAAACTCCGGAAACGCGCCCagtggaaaataatatattatgacaTGTTGAAAAAGAGAGAGTCTGATGCAGTTTTCGACGGCTTTGAGTATAGCTTTTTAGTATTTTGCTCAAAAGTACAttaacattttgttgttttgaatgGAACATTGTGTATCCATAGTGACAAGGCGGGGTTTTTTCGCACATTTTTTTCCgtgatactgtttttttttttttttttttttttttttaaaggtcgaGCATTTTTAGATTTACAGCTTGCTATATAAGTTTAATTGATCCGTTGGAAAATGTGAACCAGTCactagttaaataaataaaaataaaaaacacccgaGCCCTAGTGTGCGAAACTCTTCAAGTATTATGTTAGTTTGCCACACGGTGGAAATTCACAAAACTGCAACACGTGAATGACGCTGTAGTCTACTTGAGATGGATCTCAGTTATGATGTCTCTGaatacactttaataataataataataataataaaaataataaatatatatatgatggatccaaagatatatatattaaatatatttttaaatcaattaattataaatgttgtCAATCAGTATTAAAATGATCAATATGGTCTACTAGTAACTGTGTTGAAACAATCCATCAGTCTGAATTTCTGTATGTATGAAAGAACTCCACAAAACTGCAACATTACAACACCCTAAAATACATTATTGTACTGATGACAATGTTTATTGATGTATCAACTGGTGTGGTCAATTCACCATAACAGATAAATAACTGAATCAAACAGCCGGTAAGCCATCACTCAGCCTCATAATTTGAAAATGGTTACACTTCAAAGACAAGATTTCTTGGTTTACTTTTTCATTCAAGTCATTAATCACACACAAAACATTCAGTAATCATACAGGAACATTTTGTAGAGtttcatgatcatttctgaatATGGCACATTCTGAAAGTTtaattgaatatattgtaaaagcaAAATAACTACTAAAGTAAAATGTATAACAAGTAGTCttccaaattaaaaaataaaataaaatatttccagTACTTAAAGTGTTTATACACTTTATTCCTTAGAAGTGCAAATATATTAAACTACATTTGATTGCAAGAATTTTGAGTTAATCATAaaggcatataaaaaaaatatagatatataagaTATTGGTACAACATGGATGTTTCCCATGTGAACATCACCAACCAGAAATAAACTTTAATATCTGatatcctttaaaaaaatatgtaaacatatataaGCTGCAGACCTTTATTAGCAGGCTTACTTGTTCTGATTCTCATTCTTTCCTCCAGTGTTAGAAACAAGAGGCCAAACCGCTGATCAGAGATCTTTCAGTCTCTCTTCATGTCCTGCCCGTTTACCTCTGCCATCCTGCGGTGATTCATCCAGCGTCTGAATTTGCGGTATGTGAAACGACTGATGTCAACCATGAACACCCAGGACAGCGCATACATGGCCAAACCGCCACATTTAATGATGAACTTGGGTCTTGGAGAGATCAGCTCACGGTACAACATGGCACCACCAACGAAAATGCGCATGAACACAAACAGCAGCACGAACAGAAAGTCCACCACGTCTCCGAGGATGCTGTCGTAGCGGCCAGAGTGTTTCAAAAACCAGCGCGTCTGGAGGAGTGGGTTTGTGATCTCACTGCCAAACAACACGGCGCAAGACTCGATGCCTGACTCCCCCAGCCACAGAATGAGCATGATACCCAGGATGCTCATGGTGTGGTGAGCGAGCATTACCAGACCTTCTGTGCGGAAGTACACACACCAGGCCATGTCAAAGATAAAGTAGCCCAGACTGATCACCATAGCGGTGACCTGCAGAGGGGTGTTCTTTGTACCTGcaaatgatatataataaaacaatttgcaTTTGTCATGGAAAAGAAAATGTTGCAATGCTAATAAGACAAcattatatattaggggtgtgcgACATGTCTTCGATAATAATATAATTGGTGTTTTAAAGGGGTAATTTGCAGCTGGCACGATGGGATTTTAATAAAAGTTCagtacagtagtcaacatttgaagtggatcaagaAAAGTTCAAAGTTGTTCTAAGACAAGaacacattttggttttaggacacattgatgaaaggttttgatccactttaaaTGTTGACTGGTATACAATGCCCATTTACGACGCTGCTGACATGTTCTGGCgcacccaataacaaagataacacgtcagcagcgtcatacaTCAGCAGCGCCACTGCAGTGTTGTAAATGCACTCACAGCAGACCctgaagacaatgctgaataaagtcgtaatttttgttatttttggaacaaaatgtattttcgatgcttcaacaaattctaactgaccctctgatgttacatggactattttgatgaTATTtctattacctttctggacatggacagtataccgtacacacagcttcaatggagggacagaaagctctcggactaaatctaaaatatcttaaactgtgttcagaagatgaacggaggtctcacgggtttggaacgacatgagggtgagttattaatgacataatactcatttttggatgaaataaccctttaagacAATCCGAATATGCctacttccctactatatagGCGCGAAAAACAGCACATGAGAATAGTAGTATGTccaaatttataatatttataaaacagttgGTCGACAAGTATAACTTCCACTGAGATTCCAAGATGCAAAATAAGGAAATGGCAGAGAAACGGTGCAATTGACACTGTAAGTCGTTTTACAGTCGCAAACTAAGTTCTTATTCAAATGTAGTACCTATTTCGGACACAGCAAGTGACTTGCCACCATCTACTGGCAGttttagatacatttttactTCCTTTTTTAATATTCCAAATGTTCTATCTGAAATAATAATCTCATAGcattaattatgcaattgtaatcatagtgtaaatgcatttatgccaaGTCTGAGCTGCATTAAGTAGTCTgtacacccctaatatatgtatatgtatatgtatatgtatataaacatttGGTACATCTTGCCTGGGTAGGTGAAAGGCCACAGTCCATCTATGTATCCAATGTAAGCAGTTATACAGACTGCAAGAATGCCATGGAATAGTGTAACTAGTCGACAGTTCCATTCATAGCCACAAGAGCCATTTGTGTAGCACAGCAAAGCATAAAGACCAATCCACCCAGCTAAGCACGCTCCAACTCCCAGCACCAATGGCGACATCTTTATTCTGTGAACCTAATCAAATACAATGAGCTGTCACATTCACAAAGCACTTTACCATGTTAGattgcatgcatgcattcatgAGAGTAGGCTACTTACTTGAAGCACCACAACGCTTGAGTGACTTTATAAAAATATGACACTTTTCCTTTGATTCTGTTGTGGAATAAGTGCTAAACCCAGTTGATGTCTGAAGGGCACATTAACAGTTGAGAAATACAATAGTCTGGCTTGTGTCTGGGTGTGTCAAAAGTGGACCAAATGTTACTGTGGCAACCTTATCCACAGCTTTTTATCCTAATGTTGTCCGAACCTCAGATGTAAAGCAGCTGAAGTTAAACTAGGTCAATACTAggatactttattttaaaatgtatataggtATGTATGTAGGTTTGGGAACTGAGAAAGTGTTCTAATTCTTAGTCATAACAGGttcagtaaaaaataattaatgcccAAAAGTTACTGTGACAACCTTATTGAAGCtcattataaatgaaaaaaaaaaaaaaatatatatatatatatatatatatatatatatatatatatatatatatatatatatatatatatatatatattaatgacatttttttttttttttaaatcgtatgagccggttgttttttttttttttttttaatcgtatgAGCCGGTTGCTTTTGGTTAATCAAAAATATACAACTTGACCTGTGTAGTATGATCAATAAGCAAAAAGCAAAAGAAATAGATATGAATAAAATTTTACCAATGTttgtatttatagtttttatataatatatgtgtcgaATCAATTGTAACACTCGATTTATATCACTTCTAAGAAAgtacactaaaaaataaaaaatgcttttctgTTTTCTTATATCAGTTTTGTTGGAATATGAAAATATCTGACCATTTGGCAACATACTTTTATTGTcaaatatattcattaaaagtaCTACTAAAACCTTCTTCTTacgattttaaataaataaatacattgaaaaaaaaaaatcgaataatacatacataaagtGCATCTTTCTCAATTCTTATTTCAAGCTATTATTATATCAGGCTGCCTGATCAGTGATTACCACCCTTCATtaaattaatactagcatttaaACTTGTAGACATCAAATTAAATccgaaattaaaataaataaataaataaataaataaataaataaaaagtatatatctCTTACAATAGTCCCCTCAACAGCATGTTCACTGACAGGCCGGAGAGTTATTCGGTGCTCAGCATGGAAGCGGTCTTCTTCCTCCGCGCCTCCCGTGTCAGCATCACGTACAGAAGCGCTGCAGCAGCCACAAGGCCTTGAGAGATCTCAGTGTTCAACTCCGGCATCGTCTTGGAGATGGTACGCAAATCACCACAAAAACAAAAGCCACTTTTCAGCCACTCAGTCCCTCAGCGGCTGGACAGCAGCGAGGATGATAACAAAAGTGAAGACGCATCCTTCCAGCAGGGACAGCGACCTCTGCCGGCACGGACCGCGTCCTTAGCTACAAATGACCAAGTATGACAACAGTCACCATAGTTACCGTCCGTGTTTTaagttatttatctttttaaagaTTGCTTCAACTTAATGAACCAACAAACAggttacattacattacacattccAGAATATAAACAATCTTTTTCAGCCTTGGTTCAGCATTACCAATAACTAAATTAAAACCagtgatagtaaaaaaaaataaaaaaaaaaatgtactaatacaatataacattatgaaagtgacgtgacattcagtcaagtatggtgacccataccatagacatatatatacttatatgatgtctatgaCCCATACCAGAGATCGTGAGATaagagcgtctgctaaatgcataaatttaatttataccgGTTTTTAATTTAGTTAGCCTATTGCTTAGGTATGGTCActactttaaaacaataataaattatcatGAGATTTGATTCAAACAGTGTTTCtgccaattttattattattttattttttatgtggctGATACAAAATTTCCAGtcgtattataaaaataaattaagtgtttTGGCAGTAACTACGGTTACTTTAAAATATGTTGTGCTCTCATAAATGCTGAGCTCAAGATAAAACtgggaattatttttttatttttttattacaaatgatCTTTGATTaaagtaccattcaaaagtttaggctTGGTAGAGTTTTGTTCATGTTTGCAAacgtctctcatgctcaccaagtttatttaaagaaaatacagcaaaacctgcaatgatgtgaaatattattaaaatttaaaatcagttttctattaatatacagtactttaaaatgtattttattcctgagatggcaaagctgaattcgcagcatcattactccagtcttcaatgtcacgtgaaccttcagaaatcattctaatatagcCTACTGGTTTGGCTCAAGAAGCATCTCCAATTAGtttaacaataatatttaattattaaattcaattatatttaaaaacattatataatgcttaaaggTTTACACCAAACATATAGGTGGTTTGACACCAAAACAGAATTGTGCAGctccacacacacattaaaaaacaattttctAACAGTAAAAAAGAGAGACTTTTATAAAAGACACTTTGCTGAaggagcttttatttaaaattacttcATATTATGCTCATATTCATTTTCATAAGAAAATAGCTTTGATACTCTATTACTCTTAACAGGTTTATCCTTAAAAAGAATCAGTAAACACTGAATCACCAAGGCACTTAATGGCTGTTGATAGGGGAGGTGTAATATCAAACACATTCAACATTATACAATCACTTTCAaacaaaaaacgaaataaaaaaaaattaaataaatcagcatAAACATTTTAGTACCATGAACTACAATCAAGTCAACTGTGGCTTATGAAACATGAACATTTGTATAGTAAGAGAGGTGAGTCGTGAGTTGAAGGCGAATGTAGTGAAATGTGGAACAATAATACAGTTTCTATTCTTCATGATAGTGCTCAGTCTGTGGATTTGGTCCTGTTGAATGAAAGCGATTTCCTCTAGGACATTTGATACCACACAAAAGGATGTGAATCCATATTTGTGATGGTTCCACAGCTCTGCTGATGTTCTGAGGTCACACTGATAGGAGGAGCCTGAGTGACAGTGATGCTACATAACCAGGAGATGGCAGTGTTGGATGCACAGTATTGACAATCTAAACATGATTTCATCAGCCTGATGCCTTTCTCTGTATGATTTACCATCCCGCTGTTTTACCAGAACAAATATTTACTTTGGTTTCCTCATGCCACATTTGCAGTGTGCCTGTTCCCAACTAATGAGAGTCCATACTTCAAACTAGGAGTTAATAATATTGATCCAGCTGCTCCTTAAATTATACTGTTGTGCAATGGAATAAAGACGAGTCCATCcatatgtaaatgaaaacacatacaCTCACAAAGAATGCCAGCATTAAGAGTTGAGGTGTAATAACTAACATGATTGAATCTGTCTGAACTGAATGTTGAATGACTCAATTAATAGCTTTTTATGTCTGTACCAATATTAATCAAAGCATGCGTACGTCCACCATGAACTTAATACAGTGCTTTGAATCTAACAGTCAAAATATAGAACTTGAAATAAAACGAATAAAATATACTGAACATGCGCACTGTGCTTAAGTGTCTTAAATCATTTcccacagcaaaataaataataccagtttcagaaaaaaaaaaactaaaattggcAACCTGACGAGATCCAGCTAATATTAAGATCACATCTTGTTATATACTGACTAAATCACAGGTTGCTCGTCCCAAACTCACCTGGGTCTTAAGACTCAAAAGATACTCGTTCCACAGTGCTGGTAAGAGTAAGAAGAGTTTTAAAACTACTGACTAGCTTAAAGATTTGGGGAACTGCTCAGGAGAAACCAAATGAGAGCATTAGCGCTGCTCAATTGACGCTCCATCAACACCCATCCAGCATCATTTCTGCTTTGTGCAGAAGGCACGAGTCTGAAGGCTTGAAGGTGAATGAAACCTGTGGTGAAGGtcacattaaatatgtttttgcagGAGCATATGAGGTTCTAGGTCTCTTCCTCCCATAGGCACAGCTGTTTGTGGGGTACGTAGTAAGTAAACTTGTAGCCTTTGCTGCAGCTCTTGATGCCGCATTTATATGGGCTGCCCCTGCCAGAGACGTCTCTGTTGCGGCAGTACTTCAGCAGGCAGGGGTACCATTCCAGTCTGAGGTTGTAACTACACAAGCAAGGCTGCCACAGGTCCTTCACTGTCCCGCAGCTCTGCAGGCCTGGCTCCTCCACTGCTTGAGGTTTGAACATAGAGCCCTCCATGCCTGCAGAATTGGGAAAATCATTTTAGTAAATGATCATCGAGCTTCAATCTATGTCAGTGAGGCATTagaaaatcaaacaaacattacatttatagaCCTATTTGTTTAATCCTTTCTTGGCAACAAAACTTTGCTAAAATACAGAATTTAATCACggtttcattattatttcatacATCAGCCATGGTTCAGTTCATATCATGGTTTTGGAGCCTGGTTCGGTTTCTGTTTGCTGTGGGACA from the Carassius gibelio isolate Cgi1373 ecotype wild population from Czech Republic chromosome A15, carGib1.2-hapl.c, whole genome shotgun sequence genome contains:
- the LOC128029231 gene encoding TLC domain-containing protein 5-like; translation: MSPLVLGVGACLAGWIGLYALLCYTNGSCGYEWNCRLVTLFHGILAVCITAYIGYIDGLWPFTYPGTKNTPLQVTAMVISLGYFIFDMAWCVYFRTEGLVMLAHHTMSILGIMLILWLGESGIESCAVLFGSEITNPLLQTRWFLKHSGRYDSILGDVVDFLFVLLFVFMRIFVGGAMLYRELISPRPKFIIKCGGLAMYALSWVFMVDISRFTYRKFRRWMNHRRMAEVNGQDMKRD